Proteins from a genomic interval of Youhaiella tibetensis:
- a CDS encoding quinone-dependent dihydroorotate dehydrogenase produces the protein MIFSRLSPLLRIPLVANLGRDTLLKMDPETAHGATITALRMGLAPEQDYADPRELRTTLCGLDLANPVGMAAGFDKNGEVPKPLARVGFGMVEVGTVTPRPQSGNPKPRLFRVPEAEGVINRMGFNNEGHEAVFARLKGAHVGAILGVNIGANKDSEDFVADYVLGVDRFSAVADYLTVNISSPNTPGLRNLQAEEALARLLDAVLKARSKASVRVPVFLKIAPDLDEKAMDAIARTVLATDLDGLIVSNTTIGRETVANMTNATETGGLSGKPLFNLATRRLAQMRQRVGALPIIGVGGIHSPETALAKFEAGANAVQLYSALVFGGFDMLDRLKRGLAAGVRSAGKTSISELTGRTSADWAAGKLSL, from the coding sequence ATGATCTTCTCGCGCCTTTCACCGCTCCTGCGCATCCCGCTGGTCGCCAATCTCGGTCGCGACACGCTGCTCAAGATGGATCCCGAGACCGCCCACGGCGCCACCATCACCGCCCTGCGCATGGGCCTGGCGCCCGAGCAGGACTATGCCGATCCCAGGGAACTGCGCACGACGCTATGCGGTCTCGACCTGGCCAATCCGGTCGGCATGGCCGCAGGCTTCGACAAGAACGGGGAAGTCCCCAAGCCGCTGGCCCGTGTCGGCTTCGGCATGGTCGAGGTCGGCACCGTCACGCCGCGCCCGCAGTCGGGCAATCCCAAGCCACGGCTCTTCCGCGTCCCCGAGGCCGAGGGCGTCATCAACCGCATGGGCTTTAACAACGAGGGGCACGAGGCCGTCTTTGCCCGCCTCAAGGGCGCCCATGTCGGCGCCATCCTCGGCGTCAATATCGGGGCCAACAAGGATTCCGAGGATTTCGTGGCCGATTACGTCCTGGGCGTCGATCGCTTCTCGGCCGTTGCCGACTACCTCACCGTCAACATCTCCTCGCCCAACACGCCCGGCCTGCGCAACCTGCAGGCCGAGGAAGCGCTGGCCCGGCTGCTCGATGCCGTGCTCAAGGCGCGCTCGAAGGCCTCCGTCCGTGTCCCGGTCTTCCTCAAGATCGCCCCCGATCTCGACGAGAAGGCCATGGACGCCATTGCCCGCACCGTCCTCGCCACCGATCTGGATGGCCTCATCGTCTCCAACACCACCATCGGGCGCGAGACGGTCGCCAACATGACCAACGCCACCGAAACCGGCGGGCTCTCCGGCAAGCCGCTCTTCAACCTGGCCACCCGTCGCCTCGCCCAGATGCGCCAGCGCGTCGGCGCGCTCCCCATCATCGGGGTCGGCGGCATCCATTCGCCCGAGACGGCCCTCGCCAAGTTCGAGGCGGGCGCCAATGCCGTCCAGCTTTATTCCGCCCTGGTCTTCGGCGGCTTCGACATGCTCGACCGGCTCAAGCGCGGCCTCGCCGCCGGCGTCCGCTCGGCCGGCAAGACCAGCATTTCCGAACTCACCGGCCGCACCAGCGCCGACTGGGCCGCCGGCAAGCTCTCGCTCTAG
- a CDS encoding MATE family efflux transporter, with protein MSSRPTYPFDVRSADVWKIALPASVAFITEPMVGIVDITVIGRLGDPALLGGLVLGALVFDFIFSLAYFLRLGTAGLTAQAIGARDPRDGLMHAARAIALAVVIGLAMIVLSGALLWVAVLALKPDAGVEAALGQYFYVRVWSAPFSLVNYALLGWFYGRAAARTGMMLQLLIHGLNIALSIAFVYGLGWGVPGAAAGTVAGHVVAAIVGLYLVARHFGGLRATLARIVPAELVDPVALRRMFGLSRDLMIRSGALMTAYAYFAAQGSRAGEVTLSSNAILLNVMMVSAFFLDGLAQASEQLCGKAVGANWRPAFEKATNLSLLAGIGISTALALVLYFAGPTIIDLMTTSGEVREAARHYLWLTALCAISGMPAFVYDGILTGSTLNDAMRNGMVLALIFFLAAAIVLQQAMGNAGLWVALNLFFLFRGAIYWWSLERRKPALFAA; from the coding sequence ATGTCCTCACGACCGACCTACCCTTTCGACGTTCGCAGCGCGGACGTCTGGAAGATCGCGCTCCCTGCCTCGGTGGCCTTCATCACCGAGCCGATGGTGGGCATCGTCGATATCACGGTGATCGGGCGCCTCGGGGACCCGGCGCTGCTGGGCGGGCTGGTGCTGGGGGCGCTGGTCTTCGACTTCATCTTTTCGCTGGCCTATTTCCTGCGGCTGGGCACTGCCGGGCTGACGGCGCAGGCGATCGGGGCGCGGGACCCCCGCGACGGGCTGATGCACGCCGCCCGGGCGATCGCGCTTGCCGTCGTCATCGGGCTGGCCATGATCGTGCTGAGCGGAGCGCTGCTCTGGGTCGCGGTGCTGGCGCTCAAGCCCGATGCGGGCGTCGAGGCGGCGCTGGGGCAGTATTTCTACGTGCGCGTATGGTCGGCTCCGTTCTCGCTGGTGAACTACGCGCTGCTCGGCTGGTTCTATGGCCGCGCCGCGGCGCGGACCGGCATGATGCTGCAACTGCTCATCCACGGGCTCAACATCGCGCTGAGCATCGCCTTCGTCTACGGGCTGGGCTGGGGCGTGCCGGGCGCGGCGGCGGGTACGGTGGCGGGGCACGTGGTGGCCGCGATCGTGGGACTTTACCTCGTGGCGCGCCATTTCGGCGGGCTGCGGGCGACGCTGGCCAGGATCGTGCCGGCCGAACTGGTGGACCCGGTGGCGCTCAGGCGCATGTTCGGGCTGAGCCGGGACCTGATGATCCGCTCTGGCGCGCTGATGACGGCCTATGCCTATTTCGCCGCGCAGGGCTCGCGCGCCGGGGAGGTGACGCTTTCTTCCAACGCGATCCTGCTCAACGTGATGATGGTTTCGGCGTTCTTCCTCGACGGGTTGGCACAGGCATCCGAGCAATTGTGCGGCAAGGCCGTGGGCGCCAACTGGCGACCGGCCTTCGAGAAGGCAACGAACCTGTCATTGCTGGCGGGGATCGGGATTTCGACGGCGCTGGCGCTGGTGCTCTATTTCGCCGGCCCCACCATCATCGACCTGATGACGACCAGCGGGGAGGTGCGCGAGGCGGCGCGGCACTATCTCTGGCTCACCGCGCTCTGCGCCATCTCGGGCATGCCGGCCTTCGTCTATGACGGGATCCTGACCGGCTCCACGCTCAACGACGCCATGCGCAACGGCATGGTGCTGGCGCTGATCTTCTTCCTCGCCGCCGCCATCGTGCTGCAGCAGGCGATGGGCAATGCCGGGCTCTGGGTGGCGCTCAACCTCTTCTTCCTTTTCCGCGGCGCCATCTACTGGTGGTCGCTGGAACGGCGCAAGCCGGCGCTCTTTGCGGCCTAG
- a CDS encoding nucleoside/nucleotide kinase family protein, giving the protein MTEPVSEILTPDAARLQLAERVELLRRTERRIVIGLAGGPGVGKSTLAAELVATLNEDEPGAAALVPMDGFHMRHSKLEHLGLVRDKGAPHTFEGAAFVAFLAELRTAKGPVSGPGYSRKIEDVVDDAFTVLAETQVLVTEGNYLLLAEAPWNGVRPLLDLAVFIDVPRETVRRRLMKRHAEEGLFSEERNREHIERVDLANYDLVSTTRSRADLVISLDTDT; this is encoded by the coding sequence ATGACCGAACCCGTTTCAGAAATTCTCACCCCGGATGCGGCGCGCCTGCAGCTCGCCGAGCGCGTGGAACTGCTGCGGCGCACCGAGAGGCGCATCGTCATCGGACTGGCGGGCGGGCCGGGCGTAGGCAAATCGACGCTGGCGGCCGAACTGGTGGCGACGCTCAACGAGGATGAGCCGGGGGCGGCCGCTCTCGTGCCGATGGACGGCTTTCACATGCGCCACTCCAAGCTCGAGCACCTGGGACTGGTGCGCGACAAGGGGGCGCCGCATACGTTCGAGGGCGCGGCGTTCGTGGCGTTTCTCGCCGAGCTCAGGACCGCCAAGGGGCCGGTGAGCGGGCCGGGCTATTCGCGCAAGATCGAGGACGTGGTGGACGACGCCTTCACCGTGCTGGCGGAAACGCAGGTGCTGGTGACGGAGGGCAACTACCTGCTGCTGGCCGAAGCGCCCTGGAACGGGGTGCGGCCGCTGCTCGACCTGGCGGTCTTCATCGACGTGCCGCGCGAGACGGTGCGCCGACGCCTGATGAAGCGCCATGCCGAAGAGGGGCTTTTTTCGGAAGAACGCAACCGCGAGCACATCGAGCGAGTGGACCTGGCCAACTACGATCTGGTATCCACGACGCGGTCGCGCGCCGACCTCGTCATCTCCCTCGATACCGATACCTGA
- a CDS encoding ligase-associated DNA damage response DEXH box helicase — MPLLPLQPVLANWFESKGWAPRRHQLDVLDAWNEGASALLIAPTGAGKTLAGFLPTLEDLIAHPMEGLHTLYVSPLKALAVDVHRNLVDPIEEMGLPIKVETRTGDTPAGRRQRQRYDPPHILLTTPEQLALLLSHGDAERLFGSLRRIVLDELHALVTSKRGELLSLGLARLARLAPALRITALSATVKQPETLREWIARPVPNAPAKLLVTTGGARPELSILRSDERVPWAGHSTAYAVPDLYRVIKEHTTTLLFVNTRSQAEMLFQWLWSVNEDGLAIALHHGSLSVEQRRKVESAMVAGALQAVVCTSTLDLGIDWGDVDLVVQVGAPKGSSRMLQRIGRANHRMDEPSKALLVPSNRFEVLECEAAVEAVHENHQDSEDPHAGGYDVLAQHILGMACAAPLDPDDLFGEITRAWPYRDLPREKFDRIVDFVATGGYALRAYERFARLRRTPDGLWRVANPQVVQQYRLNVGTIIEEPMVKVRLVRGRGQRKGATTGPVGRMGRVLGEMEEYFFDTLTIGDTFMFGGEVVAFEGMHETEAYVSRSFSSDPKIPSYMGGKFPLSTYLAERVRRILATPGEWSNLPDQTADWLRLQRDFSILPGRENLLVETFPRGAQNYMVCYPFEGRLAHQTLGMLLTRRLERARARPLGFVASEYALAIWGLGDISALVRTGRLSLDELFSEDMLGEDLEDWLDESALMKRTFRNCAIIAGLIERRHPGKEKTGRQITMSADLIYDVLYQHEPDHILIQATRHDAARGLLDIERLGHFLKRIRKHIVHKPLDRISPLAVPVMLDIGKEPIFGEGRESAMAEAADELMKEALGK; from the coding sequence ATTCCGCTTTTGCCGTTACAGCCCGTCCTCGCAAATTGGTTCGAAAGCAAGGGCTGGGCCCCGCGCAGGCATCAGCTCGATGTGCTCGACGCCTGGAACGAAGGCGCCTCGGCGCTACTCATCGCCCCGACCGGCGCCGGCAAGACCCTGGCCGGTTTCCTGCCCACGCTCGAAGACCTGATCGCCCACCCCATGGAGGGGCTGCACACCCTCTATGTCTCTCCCCTCAAGGCCCTGGCGGTCGACGTCCACCGCAACCTCGTCGATCCGATCGAGGAGATGGGCCTGCCCATCAAGGTCGAGACCCGCACCGGCGACACCCCCGCCGGCCGCCGCCAGCGCCAGCGCTACGATCCGCCCCACATCCTGCTCACCACGCCCGAGCAGCTCGCCCTGCTCCTCAGTCACGGCGATGCCGAGCGGCTTTTCGGCAGTCTCCGGCGCATCGTCCTCGACGAGTTGCACGCGCTTGTCACCTCCAAGCGCGGCGAGCTGCTTTCGCTCGGGCTCGCCCGTCTTGCCCGCCTGGCCCCGGCCCTGCGCATCACCGCGCTCAGCGCCACCGTCAAGCAGCCCGAAACCCTCAGGGAGTGGATTGCACGCCCTGTCCCCAACGCCCCGGCGAAACTGCTGGTGACCACCGGCGGAGCAAGGCCCGAGCTCTCCATCCTGCGCAGCGACGAGCGCGTGCCCTGGGCCGGTCACTCGACCGCCTATGCCGTGCCGGACCTCTACCGGGTCATTAAGGAGCACACCACCACGCTCCTCTTCGTCAATACCCGCAGCCAGGCCGAAATGCTCTTCCAGTGGCTCTGGTCGGTCAACGAGGATGGCCTCGCCATCGCCCTGCACCACGGCTCGCTTTCGGTCGAGCAGCGCCGCAAGGTCGAAAGCGCCATGGTCGCCGGCGCGCTCCAGGCCGTGGTCTGCACCTCCACGCTCGATCTCGGCATCGACTGGGGCGATGTCGATCTCGTCGTCCAGGTCGGCGCCCCCAAGGGCTCCTCGCGCATGCTCCAGCGCATCGGGCGCGCCAATCACCGCATGGATGAGCCCTCCAAGGCCCTGCTCGTGCCTTCCAACCGTTTCGAGGTGCTCGAATGCGAGGCCGCGGTCGAGGCGGTGCACGAGAACCACCAGGATAGCGAAGACCCTCATGCCGGCGGCTACGACGTCCTTGCCCAGCACATCCTGGGCATGGCCTGCGCCGCCCCGCTCGATCCCGACGACCTCTTCGGCGAGATCACCCGCGCCTGGCCCTACCGCGACCTGCCGCGCGAAAAGTTCGATCGCATTGTCGATTTCGTCGCCACCGGCGGCTACGCCCTGCGCGCCTATGAGCGTTTTGCGCGCCTGCGCCGCACGCCCGATGGCCTCTGGCGCGTCGCCAATCCGCAGGTCGTCCAGCAATACCGGCTCAATGTCGGCACCATCATCGAGGAGCCCATGGTCAAGGTGCGCCTCGTGCGGGGCAGGGGGCAGCGCAAGGGCGCCACGACCGGTCCCGTCGGCCGCATGGGGCGCGTGCTCGGCGAGATGGAGGAGTATTTCTTCGATACCCTCACCATTGGCGACACCTTCATGTTCGGCGGCGAGGTCGTCGCCTTCGAGGGCATGCACGAGACCGAAGCCTACGTCTCGCGCAGCTTTTCGAGCGACCCGAAGATCCCCTCCTACATGGGCGGCAAGTTCCCGCTCTCGACCTACCTCGCCGAGCGCGTCCGCCGCATCCTCGCCACGCCCGGCGAATGGTCCAACCTCCCCGACCAGACCGCCGACTGGCTCCGCCTCCAGCGGGATTTCTCGATCCTGCCCGGCCGCGAAAACCTGCTTGTCGAGACCTTCCCGCGCGGCGCGCAGAACTACATGGTCTGCTACCCTTTCGAGGGGCGCCTGGCGCACCAGACCCTGGGCATGCTGCTCACCCGGCGCCTGGAGCGGGCCCGCGCCCGTCCCCTCGGCTTCGTCGCCTCCGAATACGCGCTGGCCATCTGGGGCCTGGGCGATATCTCGGCGCTCGTTCGCACCGGCCGCCTGTCGCTCGATGAACTCTTTTCCGAGGACATGCTGGGCGAGGACCTCGAGGATTGGCTCGACGAATCCGCCCTCATGAAGCGCACCTTCCGCAATTGCGCCATCATCGCCGGGCTCATCGAACGCCGGCATCCGGGCAAGGAGAAGACCGGGCGGCAGATCACCATGTCGGCCGATCTCATCTACGACGTGCTCTACCAGCACGAGCCCGATCACATCCTCATCCAGGCCACCCGGCACGACGCCGCGCGCGGCCTGCTCGACATCGAGCGCCTGGGGCATTTCCTCAAGCGCATCAGGAAACATATCGTGCACAAACCCCTCGACCGAATCTCGCCGCTCGCGGTACCGGTAATGCTCGACATCGGTAAGGAGCCGATCTTCGGCGAGGGTCGCGAAAGCGCCATGGCCGAAGCTGCCGACGAATTGATGAAAGAGGCCTTGGGCAAGTGA
- the pdeM gene encoding ligase-associated DNA damage response endonuclease PdeM, with protein sequence MTSLGALRSDDREEAETAFLRFGGHIFELLPSGAAYWRAERALLVADLHLEKMSSFARTGQLLPPYDTGVTLARLEADLERTGAQTVIALGDSFHRDEGTRSLLDADRARLHDLTQRASWLWLSGNHDPSPHGLGGLCLAQLERQGLVLTHEPVRGANGLIAGHLHPAARVMINGRSVRRPCFVHDGRILLLPAYGATTGSINILGPAFAGLFRREALEVTMLGRDRLYPVSPRRLING encoded by the coding sequence GTGACGAGCTTGGGAGCCTTGCGCTCCGACGACCGCGAGGAGGCTGAAACGGCCTTTTTGCGCTTTGGTGGCCACATCTTCGAACTGCTGCCCTCGGGCGCTGCCTATTGGCGCGCCGAGCGCGCGCTGCTGGTCGCCGATCTGCACCTCGAAAAGATGTCGTCCTTCGCCCGCACCGGCCAGTTGCTGCCGCCCTACGATACCGGCGTCACCCTCGCCCGGCTCGAGGCCGATCTCGAGCGCACCGGCGCGCAGACCGTCATCGCGCTCGGCGACAGCTTCCATCGCGACGAGGGTACCCGGTCCCTGCTGGACGCCGATCGCGCCCGCCTGCACGACCTGACCCAACGCGCTTCCTGGCTCTGGCTCTCGGGCAATCACGATCCCTCGCCCCATGGCCTCGGCGGCCTTTGCCTTGCCCAGCTCGAACGGCAGGGGCTCGTTCTCACCCACGAGCCGGTCCGTGGCGCCAACGGGCTCATCGCCGGCCACCTCCACCCCGCCGCTCGCGTCATGATCAACGGCCGCTCCGTGCGCCGTCCCTGTTTCGTGCATGACGGGCGTATCCTCCTGCTGCCGGCTTATGGGGCCACCACGGGCAGCATCAACATTCTCGGCCCCGCCTTCGCCGGGCTCTTCCGCCGGGAGGCCCTTGAGGTAACCATGCTCGGCCGCGACCGGCTCTATCCGGTCAGTCCGCGCCGTCTCATCAACGGGTAG
- a CDS encoding glyoxalase superfamily protein, whose protein sequence is MAVLRVISNLATGDVAAAQAFYGDFLGLDLVMDHGWIQTFASDARMAPQVSIATEGGSGTPVPTLSIEVDDVDAYRRRAGDLGLEIVYELTDEPWGVRRFYVRDPFGNAINILSHR, encoded by the coding sequence ATGGCCGTCCTGCGCGTCATCTCCAATCTTGCCACCGGCGACGTCGCCGCCGCCCAGGCCTTCTATGGCGATTTCCTGGGCCTCGACCTGGTCATGGATCACGGCTGGATCCAGACCTTCGCCTCCGATGCCCGCATGGCCCCGCAGGTCAGCATCGCCACCGAAGGCGGCTCCGGCACGCCCGTGCCCACGCTTTCCATCGAGGTCGATGATGTCGACGCCTACCGCCGCCGCGCCGGCGACCTCGGTCTCGAGATCGTCTACGAACTCACCGACGAACCCTGGGGCGTCCGGCGCTTCTACGTCCGCGATCCCTTCGGCAACGCCATCAACATCCTCTCTCATCGCTGA
- a CDS encoding NADPH-dependent FMN reductase, with the protein MPQFKVGYLIGSLSSQSINRKLAMALVKLAPSQLTMSEISFRDLPIYNRDFDADYPKVARDFKQAIADVQAVLFVTPEYNRSIPGGLKNAIDWASRPWGQNAFTRKPSAVIGASTGAIGTAIAQQSLRSVLSFCNSPQMNAPEAYIQFKPDLIADDGEVTVESTREFLKQYMADFGMFIERVHSVVPPLH; encoded by the coding sequence ATGCCGCAGTTCAAGGTCGGCTATCTCATCGGCAGCCTGTCGAGCCAATCGATCAATCGCAAGCTGGCCATGGCGCTGGTCAAGCTCGCGCCCAGCCAGCTCACCATGAGCGAGATCAGCTTTAGGGACCTGCCCATCTACAACCGGGATTTCGACGCCGACTACCCGAAGGTCGCCCGCGACTTCAAGCAGGCCATCGCCGACGTCCAGGCAGTCCTCTTCGTCACGCCCGAATACAATCGCTCCATCCCCGGCGGCCTCAAGAACGCCATCGACTGGGCCAGCCGCCCCTGGGGCCAGAACGCCTTCACGCGCAAACCCTCCGCCGTCATCGGCGCCTCGACCGGGGCCATCGGCACCGCCATCGCCCAGCAGAGCCTGCGCAGCGTCCTCTCCTTCTGCAACTCGCCCCAGATGAACGCGCCCGAGGCCTATATCCAGTTCAAGCCCGATCTCATCGCAGATGACGGCGAGGTCACGGTCGAGAGCACGCGCGAGTTCCTCAAGCAGTACATGGCCGATTTCGGCATGTTCATCGAGCGGGTCCACAGCGTGGTCCCGCCGCTGCACTAG
- a CDS encoding TIGR02186 family protein, with translation MRALLLVLALVLMASPVQAERVVSSVSNTTVLISSSFDGETLTMFGNIEPELGTGQPAKGPYHVVIVVEGPLSDRVTRLKTNNFGIWMNTVQVQFNAMPTYFHVLSDAKLKEITTPVVIAEEKLRPEYQAQAAIETGWWDSVVFANQTVRLLTEKGAFAVREDGVQFLSNTFYSAQLTLPANVPNGAFVARTYVFKDGQIIARKSDGFSVRKSGFERFVGQSANQYPLLYGLVCVALALFTGWLGGVVFKR, from the coding sequence ATGCGCGCCTTGCTCCTCGTCCTCGCGCTGGTGCTCATGGCCTCGCCGGTTCAGGCCGAGCGAGTGGTCTCGAGCGTTTCCAACACCACGGTGCTGATCAGTTCCTCGTTCGACGGGGAGACGCTGACCATGTTCGGCAATATCGAGCCGGAGCTGGGGACGGGCCAGCCGGCCAAGGGGCCGTACCATGTGGTGATCGTGGTCGAGGGGCCGCTCTCGGACCGGGTCACCCGGCTCAAGACCAACAATTTCGGCATCTGGATGAACACGGTCCAGGTGCAGTTCAACGCCATGCCGACCTATTTCCATGTGCTCTCGGACGCCAAGCTCAAGGAAATCACCACCCCGGTGGTGATCGCCGAGGAAAAGCTGCGGCCCGAGTACCAGGCGCAGGCCGCGATCGAGACGGGGTGGTGGGACTCGGTGGTGTTCGCCAACCAGACCGTGCGGCTGCTGACCGAGAAGGGCGCGTTCGCCGTGCGCGAGGACGGGGTGCAGTTCCTCTCCAACACCTTCTACTCGGCCCAGCTCACACTGCCCGCCAACGTGCCCAACGGCGCTTTCGTGGCGCGGACCTATGTCTTCAAGGACGGGCAGATCATCGCGCGCAAGTCGGACGGGTTCTCGGTGCGCAAGAGTGGGTTCGAGCGCTTCGTCGGCCAGTCGGCCAACCAGTACCCCCTGCTCTATGGCCTCGTCTGCGTGGCGCTGGCGCTCTTCACCGGCTGGCTGGGCGGCGTCGTCTTCAAGCGCTAG
- a CDS encoding sulfite exporter TauE/SafE family protein gives MQIYLPIAELSMNVFFLVGIGGAVGFLSGLFGVGGGFLLTPLLIFTGVPSPVAVASVTGQVVAASTSGALSYYRRGGIDLHLAMYLILASTLGAIAGVFSFSLLRSLGQLDLFISVSYLVLLGSMGTIMLIEAVRAIMKTRSGVVVRERMPHQHTWMHGLPMRVRFKKSRLYISVLPVLAIGVCIGFIGSLLGIGGGFILVPALVYLLRVPGNVVIGTSLLQVVAMMAVTTVLHAVQSQSVDILLAFCLMVGGTVGAQFGASAGQYLRGEQLRALLALLVLAVAIRFGLSLILPPSDIFSTALLGPGGAL, from the coding sequence GTGCAGATCTACCTGCCGATCGCGGAACTCTCGATGAACGTCTTTTTCCTGGTGGGAATAGGCGGGGCGGTCGGGTTCTTGTCGGGGTTGTTCGGGGTGGGCGGCGGCTTCCTGCTGACGCCGCTCCTGATCTTTACGGGCGTCCCCTCCCCCGTGGCGGTGGCATCGGTGACCGGGCAGGTCGTGGCGGCGTCGACTTCGGGCGCCCTCTCCTACTACCGGCGTGGCGGGATAGACCTGCATCTGGCGATGTATCTGATCCTCGCCAGTACGTTGGGCGCCATAGCGGGCGTGTTCTCGTTCTCGCTGCTGCGCTCGCTCGGCCAGCTCGATCTCTTCATCTCCGTGAGCTACCTGGTGCTGCTGGGCTCGATGGGCACGATCATGCTGATCGAGGCGGTGCGGGCCATCATGAAGACGCGCTCGGGCGTGGTGGTGCGCGAGCGGATGCCGCACCAGCATACCTGGATGCACGGGCTGCCGATGCGGGTGCGGTTCAAGAAGTCGCGGCTCTATATCTCGGTGCTGCCGGTGCTGGCGATCGGGGTGTGCATCGGCTTTATCGGTTCGCTCCTGGGCATCGGGGGCGGCTTCATCCTGGTGCCGGCACTCGTCTATCTGCTGCGCGTTCCGGGCAACGTGGTGATCGGCACCTCGCTGCTGCAGGTGGTAGCGATGATGGCGGTGACGACCGTGCTCCACGCCGTCCAGAGCCAGAGCGTGGATATCCTTCTTGCCTTCTGCCTGATGGTCGGGGGAACGGTGGGGGCGCAGTTCGGGGCGTCGGCGGGGCAATACCTGCGCGGCGAGCAGTTGCGGGCATTGCTGGCGCTGCTGGTGCTGGCCGTGGCGATCCGCTTCGGGCTCTCGCTGATCCTGCCGCCGAGCGACATCTTCAGTACGGCGTTGCTCGGACCGGGGGGAGCTCTCTGA